A single region of the Paraburkholderia sp. SOS3 genome encodes:
- a CDS encoding carbohydrate ABC transporter permease has protein sequence MHDRTGQRRWIRAVVLIVYILFALIPLYWMLSIALRTNEETMSAFALLPQHVTFENFKVIFTDPSWYWGYINSIIYVAMNTVFSVLVALPAAYAFSRYRFLGDKHMFFWLLTNRMTPPAVFLLPFFQLYSSIGLQDTYLAVALAHMLFNVPLAVWILEGFMSGVSREIDETAYIDGYSFPTFFVKIFLPLIKSGVGVTAFFCFMFSWVELLLARTLTTVNAKPIAAVMTRTVSAAGMDWGVLSAAGVLTIVPGALVIYFVRNYIAKGFAMGRV, from the coding sequence ATGCATGACCGGACCGGCCAGCGCCGCTGGATTCGCGCAGTCGTACTGATCGTCTACATCCTGTTCGCGCTGATCCCGCTCTACTGGATGCTGTCGATCGCGTTGCGCACGAACGAGGAAACGATGTCGGCGTTCGCGCTGCTGCCGCAGCACGTCACCTTCGAGAACTTCAAGGTGATCTTCACCGACCCGTCGTGGTACTGGGGGTATATCAACTCGATCATCTACGTGGCGATGAACACGGTGTTTTCGGTGCTCGTCGCATTGCCGGCCGCGTACGCGTTTTCGCGCTACCGTTTTCTCGGCGACAAGCACATGTTCTTCTGGCTGCTGACGAATCGCATGACGCCGCCCGCGGTGTTCCTGCTGCCGTTTTTCCAGCTCTATTCGAGCATCGGCTTGCAGGACACGTATCTCGCGGTCGCGCTCGCGCACATGCTGTTCAACGTGCCGCTTGCCGTGTGGATTCTCGAAGGCTTCATGTCGGGCGTGTCGCGCGAAATCGACGAGACCGCGTATATCGACGGTTATTCGTTCCCCACGTTCTTCGTGAAGATCTTTTTGCCGCTGATCAAGTCGGGCGTGGGCGTGACGGCGTTTTTCTGCTTCATGTTCAGTTGGGTCGAACTGCTGCTTGCGCGAACGTTGACGACCGTCAATGCGAAGCCGATCGCCGCCGTGATGACGCGTACGGTGTCGGCGGCCGGCATGGACTGGGGCGTGCTGTCGGCGGCCGGCGTGCTGACGATCGTGCCCGGCGCGCTCGTCATCTATTTCGTGCGCAACTACATCGCGAAGGGCTTTGCAATGGGGAGAGTGTGA
- a CDS encoding phytanoyl-CoA dioxygenase family protein, with amino-acid sequence MRGQELPTPALRPPAPRLDGYREDACSLADFAAQIAMGREAQRVQFAHSVVHGIALYECGTLRDALEDAAARARLFAEWVHVLRDGAGAIVLRHAYDDTAPIDAATALFEAIIGAERAQGGAGGDHFAKAGANDRLWNALEKLCLRSPDVFAAYYANEFVASAAEAWLGPQYQMTSQINVVRPGGAAQQAHRDYHLGFQTVDEAQRFPAHVHTMSPFLTLQGAIAHVDMPIESGPTKLLPYSQRYAPGYLAWRRADFREYFEAHCVQLPLEKGDALFFNPALFHAAGDNRTADVARMANLLQISSAYGRAMESVDRVAMCEAIYPVLRDGVALARFSAPQIDAVIASCAEGYPFPTNLDRDPPHGGLAPPSQQALVREALAAAWSAEKFYAALHHHAWRRETGGSAQAG; translated from the coding sequence ATGAGAGGGCAAGAATTGCCTACCCCGGCGCTGCGGCCACCCGCACCGCGGCTCGACGGCTATCGCGAGGACGCGTGTTCACTCGCGGATTTCGCGGCGCAAATTGCAATGGGCCGGGAGGCGCAGCGGGTGCAATTCGCGCATTCCGTAGTACATGGCATTGCGCTGTACGAGTGCGGCACGCTGCGCGACGCACTGGAAGATGCGGCCGCGCGCGCTCGCCTGTTCGCGGAATGGGTGCATGTGCTGCGCGACGGCGCGGGCGCGATCGTGCTACGGCATGCATACGACGATACCGCGCCGATCGACGCCGCGACCGCGCTGTTCGAAGCGATCATAGGCGCCGAACGCGCGCAAGGCGGCGCCGGCGGCGACCACTTTGCCAAGGCAGGCGCGAACGACCGGCTCTGGAATGCGCTGGAAAAGCTGTGTCTGCGCTCGCCCGACGTGTTCGCTGCCTACTACGCGAACGAATTCGTCGCGTCCGCCGCCGAAGCGTGGCTCGGCCCGCAGTATCAGATGACGTCCCAGATCAACGTCGTGCGGCCAGGCGGCGCCGCGCAGCAGGCGCATCGCGACTATCACCTCGGCTTTCAGACCGTCGACGAGGCACAGCGTTTTCCCGCGCACGTTCACACGATGTCGCCGTTTCTGACGCTGCAAGGCGCGATTGCGCATGTCGATATGCCGATCGAAAGCGGGCCGACGAAACTGCTGCCGTATTCGCAACGCTATGCGCCGGGCTATCTCGCCTGGCGGCGCGCCGACTTTCGCGAGTACTTCGAAGCGCATTGCGTGCAACTGCCGCTCGAGAAGGGCGACGCCCTGTTTTTCAATCCAGCGCTGTTTCATGCGGCCGGCGACAACCGCACCGCGGACGTCGCGCGCATGGCGAACCTGCTGCAGATATCGTCCGCATACGGGCGCGCGATGGAATCGGTCGATCGCGTTGCGATGTGCGAGGCGATCTATCCGGTGTTGCGCGACGGCGTCGCACTAGCGCGTTTCAGTGCGCCCCAGATCGATGCGGTCATCGCGAGTTGCGCGGAAGGCTATCCGTTCCCGACCAATCTCGACCGCGATCCTCCGCACGGCGGCCTTGCGCCGCCGAGCCAGCAGGCGCTCGTGCGCGAGGCACTCGCTGCAGCATGGTCCGCGGAGAAGTTTTACGCTGCGTTGCATCATCACGCATGGCGCCGGGAGACCGGCGGGTCTGCTCAGGCTGGCTAA
- a CDS encoding DMT family transporter, with product MRSAPPPQPLAATRTAASRSRLAALTTLAMFAFAGNSLLCRVALKATAIDPATFTTIRIVAAAAVLWLIERGRARQPAQAGGDWYAALALFVYAAAFSFAYVRLAAGTGALLLFGAVQATMIGYALWSGERLQVRQWLGFVLALAGLVVLVLPGLALRGPALPNLAPPLASSLLMLAAGVAWGVYSLRGKRAADPVAATAGNFLRAVPFAVALSGLGLVGTPMPTHLSVDHAGVVYALISGAVTSGLGYVIWYAALKALKASSAATVQLSVPLIAALGGVAILNEALTARLVASAVAILGGIALVIVRKPKAG from the coding sequence ATGCGTTCGGCGCCTCCTCCCCAACCGCTTGCCGCAACTCGCACCGCAGCGTCGCGCTCGCGCCTCGCCGCGTTGACCACGCTCGCGATGTTCGCTTTCGCGGGCAACTCGCTCCTGTGCCGCGTCGCGTTGAAAGCAACCGCGATCGATCCGGCGACCTTCACGACGATCCGTATCGTGGCCGCTGCGGCGGTGCTCTGGCTGATCGAGCGCGGCCGTGCCCGGCAGCCTGCGCAGGCCGGCGGCGACTGGTACGCGGCGCTCGCGCTGTTCGTCTACGCCGCCGCGTTTTCGTTCGCCTACGTCCGGCTCGCCGCCGGCACGGGCGCCTTGCTGCTGTTCGGCGCAGTGCAGGCGACGATGATCGGTTACGCGCTATGGAGCGGCGAACGGTTGCAGGTCCGCCAATGGCTCGGCTTCGTGCTCGCGCTCGCGGGCCTCGTGGTCCTCGTATTGCCCGGTCTCGCGCTGCGGGGCCCCGCGTTGCCGAACCTCGCGCCGCCGCTCGCGTCTTCGCTGCTGATGCTTGCCGCCGGCGTCGCGTGGGGCGTCTATTCGCTGCGCGGCAAACGCGCCGCCGATCCCGTCGCGGCGACCGCCGGCAACTTTCTGCGCGCGGTGCCGTTCGCAGTCGCGCTCAGCGGACTCGGTCTCGTCGGCACGCCGATGCCCACGCACCTATCCGTGGACCACGCGGGTGTCGTCTATGCGCTGATCTCCGGGGCGGTCACATCCGGGCTCGGCTACGTGATCTGGTACGCGGCGTTGAAGGCACTGAAGGCATCGAGCGCGGCCACCGTGCAACTGAGCGTGCCGCTGATCGCGGCGCTCGGCGGCGTCGCGATCCTGAACGAAGCGTTGACGGCGCGGCTCGTTGCTAGTGCCGTGGCGATTCTGGGCGGAATCGCGCTCGTCATCGTGCGCAAACCGAAGGCCGGATAG
- a CDS encoding FAD-binding oxidoreductase: MPNLSKDAVDGLKAATRGQVFTPDDAGYHEARAIWNAMIDRRPAVIVRCAGVSDVRGAVNFARDRHLPLAIRGGGHNIAGTALCVDGLVIDLSAMKSARVDPFTRRAYVEPGCTLRDFDHEAQAFGLAVPLGINSTTGVAGLTLGGGFGWLSRRYGMTVDNLVSADIVTADGELLHCSSDEHEELFWAIRGGGGNFGVVTMFEFEMKPLGPQVYGGLVVLPLDQAKEALGRYRNAVDSMPDELTVWAVARLAPPLPFLPAEVHGKPMLAFAICYTGPIENGPQAIEAVRQFGSAPYGEHLGPMPYTAWQQAFDPLLAPGERNYWKSHNLSALQDGLIDALIEAIGTLPSPQCEIFFGQVGGAMSRVAEDATAYAARDAKYVMNVHGRWSDAADDARCIGWSRAFFENTKPFALGSVYVNFLTEEETDRVSAAYGPNYERLVAVKDRYDPHNLFSRNQNIKPSAAA; the protein is encoded by the coding sequence ATGCCGAACTTGTCGAAGGACGCAGTTGATGGTTTAAAAGCCGCCACGCGCGGACAGGTGTTCACGCCGGACGACGCCGGCTACCACGAAGCGCGCGCGATCTGGAACGCGATGATCGACCGGCGTCCGGCCGTGATCGTCCGCTGCGCCGGAGTCTCCGATGTGCGCGGCGCCGTGAACTTCGCGCGCGACCGGCATCTGCCGCTCGCGATACGCGGCGGCGGCCACAATATCGCGGGAACCGCGCTATGCGTCGACGGGCTCGTGATCGACCTCAGCGCGATGAAATCGGCGCGCGTCGATCCGTTCACGCGCCGCGCGTACGTGGAGCCTGGCTGCACGTTGCGCGACTTCGATCACGAAGCGCAGGCATTCGGTCTTGCGGTGCCGCTCGGCATCAATTCGACGACCGGCGTCGCGGGACTCACGCTCGGCGGCGGCTTCGGCTGGCTGAGCCGCCGTTATGGCATGACGGTCGATAATCTGGTCTCCGCCGACATCGTCACCGCCGACGGCGAACTCTTGCACTGCAGTTCCGATGAACATGAAGAGCTGTTCTGGGCAATACGCGGCGGCGGCGGCAATTTCGGCGTGGTCACGATGTTCGAATTCGAAATGAAGCCGCTCGGACCGCAGGTCTATGGCGGCCTCGTCGTGCTGCCGCTCGATCAGGCGAAGGAAGCGCTCGGCCGCTACCGGAATGCGGTCGACTCGATGCCCGATGAGCTGACCGTCTGGGCCGTCGCCCGCCTTGCGCCGCCGCTGCCGTTCCTGCCGGCCGAGGTGCATGGCAAGCCGATGCTCGCCTTCGCGATCTGCTATACGGGACCGATCGAAAACGGTCCGCAGGCAATCGAAGCCGTGCGCCAGTTCGGCAGCGCACCATACGGCGAGCACCTCGGACCGATGCCGTATACCGCATGGCAACAGGCGTTCGATCCGCTCCTCGCACCGGGCGAACGCAATTACTGGAAATCGCACAATCTTTCGGCGCTGCAGGACGGCCTGATCGACGCACTGATCGAGGCGATCGGCACGCTGCCGTCGCCGCAGTGCGAGATTTTCTTCGGGCAGGTCGGCGGCGCGATGTCGCGCGTCGCCGAGGACGCCACCGCGTACGCCGCGCGCGACGCGAAATACGTGATGAACGTGCACGGCCGCTGGAGCGACGCGGCCGACGACGCGCGCTGCATCGGATGGTCGCGGGCATTCTTCGAGAACACCAAACCGTTCGCGCTCGGCAGCGTGTACGTGAACTTTCTGACTGAAGAAGAGACCGACCGGGTCAGCGCGGCGTACGGACCGAACTATGAACGGCTCGTCGCCGTAAAGGACCGCTACGATCCGCACAATCTGTTCAGCCGGAACCAGAACATCAAGCCGTCCGCCGCCGCCTGA
- a CDS encoding fumarylacetoacetate hydrolase family protein — protein MQKISASACLPEDLEQALLVGRVWRRDGAHEGPCVVAVRGGEVFDITKTVPTTADLFDRDDAVDVARNAQGDALGPVAALIETALAARTDAAMPRLLAPCDVQAIKAAGVTFAVSLLERVIEEQAGGDPSKAQEVRATITALIGTDLSKIEPGSDAAMRLKAELERRGAWSQYMEVGIGPDAEVFSKSQPMSSVGFGADIGLLPVSVWNNPEPEIVLAVNGVGRIVGATLGNDVNLRDIEGRSALLLSKCKDNNGSCAIGPFVRLFDERFTLDAVREASVSLRVEGADDGFELDGVSHMAEISRDPADLVAQTCGAHHQYPDGFMLFLGTMFSPVKDRDAPGGGFTHHLGDVVTISAPRLGALVNTVRLCTEIEPWTFGVRALYRSLAQRGLIG, from the coding sequence ATGCAAAAAATCTCCGCATCCGCCTGTCTACCTGAAGATCTCGAACAAGCCTTGCTGGTCGGCCGCGTCTGGCGCCGCGATGGCGCGCACGAAGGTCCATGTGTGGTCGCCGTGCGCGGCGGCGAGGTGTTCGACATCACGAAAACGGTGCCGACTACCGCCGATCTTTTCGATCGCGACGATGCGGTCGATGTCGCGCGCAACGCGCAAGGCGATGCACTCGGTCCGGTCGCCGCGCTGATCGAGACGGCGCTCGCGGCGCGCACCGATGCCGCGATGCCGCGCCTGCTCGCGCCTTGCGACGTGCAGGCGATCAAGGCAGCCGGCGTGACCTTCGCGGTCAGTCTGCTCGAGCGCGTGATCGAAGAGCAGGCGGGCGGCGATCCATCGAAAGCGCAGGAAGTGCGCGCGACGATCACGGCGCTGATCGGCACCGACCTGTCGAAAATCGAGCCCGGTTCGGATGCGGCGATGCGGCTGAAGGCCGAACTCGAGCGTCGCGGCGCGTGGTCCCAATACATGGAGGTCGGCATCGGGCCCGATGCGGAAGTGTTTTCGAAATCGCAGCCGATGTCGTCGGTCGGCTTCGGCGCGGATATCGGCCTTTTGCCCGTGTCGGTGTGGAACAACCCGGAGCCCGAGATCGTGCTTGCCGTCAACGGCGTGGGGCGCATCGTCGGCGCGACGCTGGGCAACGATGTCAATCTGCGCGATATCGAAGGGCGCTCGGCGCTGCTGCTCAGCAAATGCAAGGACAACAACGGCTCATGTGCGATCGGACCGTTCGTGCGTCTGTTCGATGAGCGCTTCACGCTCGATGCGGTGCGCGAGGCGAGCGTGTCGCTGCGCGTCGAAGGCGCGGACGACGGCTTCGAACTCGACGGCGTGAGCCATATGGCCGAGATTTCGCGCGATCCCGCCGATCTCGTGGCGCAAACGTGCGGCGCGCATCATCAGTATCCGGACGGCTTCATGCTGTTTCTCGGCACGATGTTCTCGCCGGTCAAGGACCGCGATGCACCCGGCGGCGGTTTTACGCATCACCTCGGCGATGTCGTGACGATCTCGGCGCCCAGGCTCGGCGCGCTCGTCAATACCGTGCGGCTGTGCACGGAGATCGAACCCTGGACTTTCGGTGTGCGCGCGCTTTATCGCAGCCTTGCGCAGCGTGGGCTAATCGGCTGA
- a CDS encoding ABC transporter ATP-binding protein has protein sequence MVLELEQVTVVAGGLTHLYSIDLQLVPGAINVLLGPTQAGKTTLMRVMAGLDRPTSGRVLVDGKDVTGVSVRERNLAMVYQQFINYPAMTVYENIASPLKLQRVDAAEIRRRVLEVAAKLHIEHLLERRPGELSGGQQQRCALARALVKRSSLVLLDEPLVNLDYKLREELREELTTLFSDGNTTVVYATTEPLEALLLGGYTAIVDKGRVLQFGPTLDVYNAPTSVDAAAVFNDPPMNMLTSELTASGSARLPIGIEVPVRGAQRAAHASSGAMEANGANSRDAAGPANGTCRIGIRPGHLRLVPNRPQALPVPCRLELAELSGSETYLHLHTLNGGINLIAQLQGVHQIDLGTQLDVFVDPDELFVFGADTRLVSSPEALHGAH, from the coding sequence TTGGTCTTGGAACTGGAGCAGGTCACCGTCGTGGCGGGCGGGCTGACACATCTGTACAGCATCGACTTGCAACTCGTGCCGGGTGCGATCAACGTGCTACTCGGCCCGACCCAGGCGGGGAAGACCACGCTGATGCGGGTGATGGCCGGCCTTGACCGGCCTACGTCAGGGCGTGTGCTCGTCGACGGGAAGGACGTGACCGGCGTCAGCGTGCGCGAGCGCAATCTCGCGATGGTCTACCAGCAATTCATCAATTACCCGGCCATGACGGTGTACGAAAACATCGCGTCGCCGCTGAAGCTGCAGCGCGTCGATGCGGCGGAAATTCGCCGCCGGGTGCTCGAGGTCGCGGCAAAACTCCATATCGAACATCTGCTCGAGCGGCGTCCCGGCGAATTGTCGGGTGGTCAGCAGCAACGCTGCGCATTGGCGCGAGCGCTCGTCAAACGCAGCTCGCTCGTGTTGCTCGACGAACCGCTCGTCAATCTCGACTACAAGCTGCGCGAAGAGTTGCGCGAAGAATTGACCACGCTTTTCAGCGACGGCAATACGACCGTTGTCTATGCAACGACCGAGCCGCTCGAAGCGTTGCTGCTCGGCGGCTATACGGCAATCGTAGACAAGGGCCGCGTGCTGCAGTTCGGTCCGACGCTCGACGTGTACAACGCGCCGACGAGCGTCGATGCGGCCGCGGTATTCAACGACCCGCCGATGAACATGCTGACGAGCGAACTGACCGCAAGCGGCAGCGCACGCTTGCCGATCGGCATCGAAGTGCCGGTGCGCGGCGCGCAGCGAGCGGCGCACGCGAGCAGCGGCGCGATGGAGGCGAACGGCGCGAACAGCCGGGACGCAGCAGGTCCAGCCAACGGCACGTGCCGCATCGGCATTCGCCCCGGACATCTGCGGCTCGTGCCGAACCGCCCGCAGGCGTTGCCCGTGCCTTGCAGGCTCGAACTCGCGGAGCTGAGCGGCTCGGAAACCTATCTGCACCTGCATACGCTGAACGGCGGCATCAATCTGATCGCCCAGTTGCAAGGCGTTCATCAGATCGACCTCGGCACGCAGCTCGACGTCTTTGTCGACCCTGACGAACTGTTCGTATTCGGCGCGGACACGAGGCTCGTCTCGAGCCCGGAGGCTTTGCATGGCGCGCATTGA
- the yjfF gene encoding galactofuranose ABC transporter, permease protein YjfF — protein sequence MSAKNEQDHTAVKSTFVTRLLDPRTLPVVVTIALFAALFGFGSVMYTGFFSLQVALGLLVDNSFLLIVALGMTFVIVSGGIDLSVGSVVALTTILCAVAAQWWHWPIWAIVPLVLLFGALFGAAMGALIHFFKLQAFIVTLAGMFLARGACFLITTQSITIDEKTFHAVSAFSVPIGSGSLNSGALIGIAALLVAIYIAHFTRFGRNVYAIGGNERSALLMGLPVARTKIGVYALSGFCSALGGVVFTLYLLSGYGLQAQGMELDAIAATVIGGTLLTGGVGYVFGSVFGVGILGTIQTLITFDGTLSSWWTRIVIGALLCAFCLLQRVIERHAASRKSSGTGLHAGTKKARDDERAPQADAKDQPAKDKPGLAAMMTRRT from the coding sequence ATGAGCGCAAAGAACGAACAGGACCACACTGCCGTGAAATCGACTTTCGTGACGCGCTTGCTGGACCCGCGCACGCTGCCGGTCGTCGTGACGATCGCGCTGTTCGCCGCGCTGTTCGGCTTCGGCTCGGTCATGTACACCGGTTTTTTCTCGCTGCAGGTGGCGCTCGGCCTGCTCGTCGACAACTCGTTCCTGCTGATCGTCGCGCTCGGCATGACGTTCGTGATCGTGTCGGGCGGCATCGATCTGTCGGTCGGCTCGGTCGTCGCGCTGACCACCATTCTGTGCGCCGTCGCCGCGCAATGGTGGCACTGGCCGATCTGGGCGATCGTGCCGCTCGTGCTGCTGTTCGGCGCATTGTTCGGCGCCGCGATGGGCGCACTGATTCATTTCTTCAAGCTGCAGGCGTTCATCGTCACGCTCGCGGGCATGTTCCTCGCGCGCGGGGCCTGCTTTCTGATCACGACGCAGTCGATCACGATCGACGAAAAGACGTTTCATGCGGTGTCCGCGTTCAGCGTGCCGATCGGCAGCGGTTCGCTGAATTCGGGGGCGCTGATCGGCATCGCCGCGCTGCTCGTCGCGATCTATATCGCGCATTTCACGCGCTTTGGCCGTAACGTCTACGCGATCGGCGGCAATGAACGGTCGGCCTTGCTGATGGGCTTGCCCGTCGCGCGCACGAAGATCGGCGTTTACGCGCTAAGCGGCTTCTGCTCGGCGCTCGGCGGTGTCGTGTTCACGCTGTATCTGCTGTCGGGCTATGGGCTGCAGGCGCAGGGCATGGAGCTCGATGCGATCGCGGCGACGGTGATCGGCGGCACGCTGCTGACGGGCGGCGTCGGCTATGTGTTCGGCTCGGTGTTCGGCGTCGGCATTCTTGGCACGATCCAGACGCTGATTACGTTCGACGGCACGCTCAGTTCGTGGTGGACGCGCATTGTGATCGGTGCGCTGCTGTGCGCGTTCTGCCTGCTGCAACGCGTGATCGAACGCCATGCCGCGAGCCGCAAGTCGAGCGGCACGGGGCTGCATGCGGGCACGAAGAAGGCGCGCGACGACGAACGCGCGCCGCAAGCGGATGCGAAGGATCAGCCGGCGAAGGACAAGCCGGGACTCGCGGCGATGATGACGCGTCGCACGTGA
- a CDS encoding YceH family protein, with product MNSPSADDTPRAALRALTPLEARVVGVLFEKQHTVPDTYPLSLNALTLGCNQKTSRSPVMNASEAEVLGAIEGLKRLSLVFEGSSSRVPRFEHNLERVLGVPRQAAALLTALLLRGAQTAAELRLATTRLHSFADTSSVEAFLDELAARDTPLVLKLARTPGERESRWMHLMCGEAHASEAQPQPRGSAGESATGGASPGATSAELDALKADYSELAGKVAHLEALVERMAAELGIEVDRPAQ from the coding sequence ATGAATTCCCCCTCCGCCGACGATACGCCGCGCGCCGCGCTGCGCGCCCTGACTCCGCTTGAAGCACGCGTGGTTGGCGTGCTCTTCGAAAAGCAACATACGGTGCCCGACACCTATCCGCTGTCGCTCAACGCGCTGACGCTCGGCTGCAATCAGAAAACATCGCGTTCGCCGGTCATGAATGCGAGCGAAGCCGAAGTGCTCGGCGCGATAGAAGGATTGAAACGGCTCAGCCTCGTGTTCGAAGGCAGCAGCAGCCGCGTGCCGCGCTTCGAGCACAATCTCGAGCGCGTACTCGGCGTGCCGCGCCAGGCGGCCGCGCTGCTCACGGCGCTGCTGTTGCGCGGAGCGCAGACGGCGGCCGAATTGCGCCTCGCCACGACGCGCCTGCATTCATTCGCCGACACGTCTTCCGTCGAAGCGTTTCTCGACGAACTCGCCGCGCGCGACACGCCGCTCGTACTAAAACTCGCGCGCACGCCGGGCGAGCGCGAAAGCCGCTGGATGCATCTGATGTGCGGCGAAGCGCACGCAAGCGAAGCGCAACCTCAACCGCGCGGCAGCGCAGGCGAATCTGCAACAGGCGGCGCGTCGCCGGGCGCCACGAGCGCGGAACTCGATGCGCTCAAGGCCGACTACAGCGAACTTGCGGGCAAGGTGGCGCACCTCGAGGCGCTCGTCGAACGGATGGCCGCAGAACTTGGCATCGAAGTCGACAGGCCGGCGCAGTAA
- a CDS encoding ABC transporter ATP-binding protein, with protein sequence MARIEFDNLAHAYRPNPATLDDYALQPMSMAWEDGGAYALLGPSGCGKTTLLNIVSGLVAPSEGKVLFDGRDVTAQSPRERNIAQVFQFPVIYDTMSVFDNLAFPLRNRHIAASEVKRRVHEVAEILDMTRELPRKASNLAADAKQKISLGRGLVRQDVAAILFDEPLTVIDPHMKWMLRRQLKKIHQQLKLTLIYVTHDQVEALTFADEVVVMTNGRVVQQGGPEALFLRPDHAFVGYFIGSPGMNLCPVEPDADGIRLGAQRIALDADTLSALKQAAGPLKLGIRPEFVRLAHEGERGAVRAQLLRAQQLGNYQLVSAQCDGHLFNAKLEPHLRVPDGGAVWLKLVAAETVFFSNDERIPVKVAERTER encoded by the coding sequence ATGGCGCGCATTGAGTTCGACAATCTCGCGCATGCGTACCGGCCGAACCCCGCGACGCTCGACGACTATGCGCTGCAGCCGATGAGTATGGCGTGGGAAGACGGCGGCGCCTATGCGTTGCTCGGACCGTCGGGATGCGGAAAGACGACGCTGCTCAACATCGTCTCGGGGCTCGTTGCGCCATCCGAAGGAAAAGTGCTGTTCGACGGCCGCGACGTGACGGCGCAAAGCCCGCGCGAGCGGAACATCGCCCAGGTGTTCCAGTTCCCGGTGATCTACGACACGATGAGCGTGTTCGACAATCTCGCGTTCCCGCTGCGCAATCGCCACATCGCCGCAAGCGAAGTGAAAAGGCGCGTGCACGAAGTGGCCGAGATTCTCGATATGACACGCGAGCTGCCGCGCAAGGCGAGCAATCTGGCGGCCGACGCGAAACAGAAAATCTCGCTGGGCCGAGGGCTCGTGCGCCAGGACGTCGCGGCGATCCTGTTCGACGAACCGCTGACGGTGATCGATCCGCACATGAAGTGGATGCTGCGGCGCCAACTGAAAAAGATCCACCAGCAACTGAAGCTCACGCTGATCTACGTCACGCACGATCAGGTCGAAGCGTTGACGTTCGCCGACGAAGTGGTGGTCATGACCAATGGGCGCGTGGTGCAGCAAGGCGGCCCGGAAGCGCTGTTTCTGAGGCCCGATCACGCGTTCGTCGGGTACTTCATCGGCAGCCCCGGCATGAACCTGTGTCCGGTCGAACCCGATGCCGACGGCATCAGGCTCGGCGCGCAACGTATCGCGCTCGACGCCGATACGCTATCGGCCTTGAAGCAGGCGGCCGGCCCGCTCAAGCTCGGCATCCGGCCGGAATTCGTGCGCCTCGCGCACGAAGGCGAGCGCGGCGCCGTGCGTGCCCAATTGTTGCGCGCGCAACAGCTCGGCAACTATCAGCTCGTCAGCGCGCAATGCGACGGCCACCTGTTCAATGCGAAGCTCGAGCCGCATCTTCGCGTGCCGGACGGCGGCGCGGTGTGGTTGAAGCTCGTTGCTGCCGAAACGGTGTTCTTCAGCAACGACGAACGCATTCCCGTGAAGGTCGCCGAAAGGACCGAACGATGA
- a CDS encoding carbohydrate ABC transporter permease, with amino-acid sequence MNKPINQKAWLLVVPVFLCVAFSAILPLMTVVNYSVQDIISPTQHVFVGTEWFRNIMTDPDLRGALGRQIIFSACVLLFEIPLGVGLALAMPASGWRASAALVVLAMPLLIPWNVVGTIWQIFGRPDIGLLGYGLNRIGFDYNYTASPTDAWITVLVMDIWHWTPLVALLCYAGLRAIPDAFYQAAEIDGASRFAVFRYIELPKMRGVLMIAVLLRFMDSFMIYTEPFVLTGGGPGDSTTFLSQYLTQKAVGQFDLGPAAAFSLIYFLIILLLCFILYNWMSRVGKGGPAAQGADHA; translated from the coding sequence ATGAACAAACCGATCAACCAGAAGGCGTGGCTCCTCGTGGTGCCGGTGTTTCTGTGCGTCGCGTTCTCCGCGATTCTGCCGCTGATGACGGTGGTCAACTATTCGGTGCAGGACATCATCAGCCCGACGCAGCATGTCTTCGTCGGCACCGAGTGGTTTCGCAACATCATGACGGACCCCGATCTGCGTGGCGCGCTCGGGCGGCAGATCATCTTTTCCGCGTGCGTGCTGCTGTTCGAGATTCCGCTTGGCGTCGGCCTTGCGCTTGCGATGCCCGCGTCGGGCTGGCGCGCGTCGGCCGCGCTCGTCGTGCTGGCGATGCCGCTGCTGATTCCATGGAACGTCGTCGGCACGATCTGGCAGATCTTCGGGCGCCCCGATATCGGCCTGCTCGGCTACGGTCTCAATCGCATCGGCTTCGACTACAACTACACGGCAAGCCCGACCGACGCCTGGATCACGGTGCTCGTAATGGACATCTGGCATTGGACGCCGCTGGTCGCGCTGCTTTGCTATGCGGGTTTGCGTGCGATTCCCGACGCGTTCTATCAGGCTGCGGAGATCGACGGCGCGAGCCGCTTCGCCGTGTTCCGCTATATCGAGCTGCCGAAAATGCGCGGCGTGCTGATGATTGCCGTGCTGCTACGCTTCATGGACAGCTTCATGATCTATACCGAGCCGTTCGTGCTGACGGGCGGCGGCCCCGGCGATTCGACCACCTTCCTGAGCCAGTACCTGACGCAAAAAGCGGTCGGCCAGTTCGACCTCGGCCCGGCGGCTGCGTTTTCGCTGATCTACTTCCTGATCATCCTGCTGCTGTGCTTCATTCTGTACAACTGGATGAGCCGCGTCGGCAAGGGCGGACCGGCCGCGCAAGGAGCCGATCATGCATGA